CGTCCGCTCCGGAGTCCGTGTCGGCCTCGGGCGCGTCCGGAGGCGGAGGCGCCATCGCGGTGACGGGGCCCAATGCGCGCTCGATGGCGGCGAACTCCGCGGGCGACAGCGTCTCCGCGCGGCGGCCCGGGTCGATGCCCGCCGTCTGGAGCGCGGCGAGCATCGCCTCCGGCGTCGCGAGCCCCTTGTCGGACTTGAGCGAGTTGATCAGCGTCTTGCGGCGCTGCGCGAAGCCGGCCTTCACCAGCCGGGTGAAGCGGGCCTCGTCCACGAGCGGCGCGCGGGGCTTGGACAGCCGCGTGAGGCGCAGCACCGCGGAGTCCACCTTCGGGGGCGGATGGAAGCGCCACGCCTCCAGCGTGAGCACCTGCTCGATGTCGAAGTGCAGGCCGAGCAGCACCGTGAGCAGGCCGTAGTCGCGGTTGCCGGGCTCGGCGGCCAGGCGCACCACGACCTCCTTCTGGAGGGTGAAGACGGCGCGCGACAGGTGGGCGCGCTGCGCGAGCACCTGGAAGAGGATGGGGCTGGTGAGGTGGTACGGCAGGTTGCCCACCAGGGCGACCTCCGGCGCGCCGGCCACCTGGGCGAAGTCCACCGTGGCGGCGTTGCCGGACACCACGCGCACGCCGGGGATGGCCTCCTTCTCCAGCACGGCCACCATGTCGCGGTCGCGCTCCACGGCCGTCACCTGCGCGCCGGTGGCGGCGAGGAAGCGCGTGAGGTGGCCCAGGCCCGGGCCCAGCTCCACCACGGGCTCACCGGGGCGCAGCTCCAGCGCGTCCGCGATGGACTGGAGCGCGTCCGCGTCTCCGAGGAAGTTCTGGCCCCAGCTGTGCTTGGCGCGCAGGCCGTGGCGCTTGAGGATTTCGCGCGGCGATTCCACTTGGGGGATTCCCTTCCCTACTCCATGCGCCAGGCGGGGTCGGCCGCGAGGCGGAAGTCACCGCGCAGACCGCGGCGCCACGCTTCATACCCCGCGACGGCGATCATCGCGCCATTGTCCGTGCACAGCCGCACCGGGGGCAGGAACATGCGCAGTCCGCGCTCCTCCGCGCGCTGCTTGCACAGGGCCCGCAGCCGCGAATTGGCCGCCACGCCGCCGCACAGCACCAGCTGCGTGTGGCCCAGCCGCTTCGCCGCGGCGACCAGCTTCTTCGACAGCACGTCCGCCACCGCCTCCTGGAACGACGCGCACAGGTCGTGGAGCGCCTGCCCCTCCGGGACGCCGTGCTTCTGCACGTGGTGCAGCACCGCCGTCTTCAGGCCGGAGAAGGACACGTCGAAGTTGTCGCCCGGCAGCGCGCGCGGGAAGCGGATGGCCTCCGGGTTGCCCTGCTGCGCCAGCTCGTCGATGGGCTGCCCGCCCGGGTACGGCAGGCCGAGGATGCGCGCCGTCTTGTCGTAGGCCTCGCCCGCGGCGTCGTCGCGCGTGCGGCCGATGAGGCGGTAGTTCCCGTAGTCGCGCACCTCGTAGAGGCTCGTGTGCCCGCCGGACACCACCAGCCCCAGGAACGGCGGCGAGGGCGCGTCCTCCAGCAGGCGGATGGCGAGCAGGTGCCCTTCCAGGTGGTTGGCGCCGACGAAGGGCTTGCCGGTGGCGAGGCTCAGGCCCTTGGCCACCTGGAGCCCCACGAGCAGCGCGCCGATGAGGCCGGGGCCGGACGTGACGGCCAGCAGGTCGATGTCGTCCAGCGTCTTGCCCGCGCGGGTGAGGGCCTCGTGGAGCACGGGCATCACCTGGACGATGTGGTTGCGGCTGGCCAGCTCCGGCACCACGCCGCCCCACCGACGGTGGATGTCCACCTGGGTGGAGACGACGTCCGACAACACGCGCCGGCCATCCTCCACGACGGCGGCGGCGGTTTCATCGCACGAGGTTTCGAGTCCGAGGACGAGCACAACGACTCCAGGAAGGACGGGAGAGGCGGAACGACGGTCGCCTAGGTGCCCATCCCCTTGAGCAGGACGCGCACCTCTTCCGCCGAGCTCCCCGTCGGTTCCAGGTACAGATACTTCTTATAGGCCTCGGCCGCTCGGGGTTCCTGGCCGGAGAGCTGGAGCGAGCTGCCCAGCCAGAACCAGGCCTTCGCGTTCTTCGGCTCCTCGCGGACCACGTCCTGGAGCAGCCTGGCCGCCTCCCGGAAGCCCGCCTCGCTCGCGTTGCTGTTGTTGGCGAGCGAGATGCCCAGGCCGGCCTTGGCTTCCGTCGAGTCCGCGTTGAGCACGAGCGCCTTGCGGTAGGCCGCCACCGCCGACTTCCAGCGCTTGCTGCCCATGGCCGTGCGGCCTTCCTTGATCAGATCCGCGTAGGTGGCCTTGGGCGCGGCGTCGGGCGGGGCGGGGACCGGGACGGGCTCCGGCGTGGCGGGCTTCACGGGGGCGCCCGCATCCGGCACGGCCACGACGGCCACGGTCTGGGGAGGCGGGGTGCCCGCGTCCACCGGGGCCTCGACCGGGGCTTCCACGGTCTTCACGGGCGGGACGACCGCCGGAGGCGTCGGGGTCTCCGGAGGCTTGCGCGCTTCCACCGGCTTCGGGGCCGGCGTCTCCTGCGGAGCCAGCACCGGGGGCGTCTCGGTGCCCGAGCCCCGGGAGATGACCACCGCGGCCACGGCCGCCAGGAGCACCAGCCCGCCCGCGACGTAGAGGCCCGTGCGCTTGGGCTTCAGCGCGGCGTGCAGGGCCGCGTCGTCCTCGTCGTGCGCCTGCTTCTTCGGGGTCGACGGCGCGGAGGCCGCGATCGGGGCCGTCACCGCGGGCACGGGCACGGGCACGGGCTCCGGGGGCGGGGGATCCGTGAAGGACGCCTCCGACACCGGCAGCTCCTGCTCCACCGACGCCACGGGTTCCACCGGCACGACGACGGCGGGCGTGGGCGCCTCGAAGGGCGTCGTCGCGGGGAACTCGACGTTGAGGCTCGCGGGTCCCACCTGGGGCGGGACGATGCCGTGTCCCGGATAAGGGGGCAGCGCGAGCTGCTGGGGCGGGGCAGCTTCCGAGGCCTCGTCCATCGGCTCCAGGTCGGTGGCCGCCTCCTCGTGGGTGACGCCGTGGCCGCTGACCAGCGTGACCTCGGACGAAGGCGGCGCGGGCGTCGGCGGCGGCACGGGGGCCAGCGGGCTGGGCTCGGTGGCGGCGCCCCCGAAGATGGGCGCGCGCGTGAGCGGCGGCGCGGCGACGGGCGCGAGCGCGGCGGACGGCGCGGGCGTGACGGCGGGGCCCTGCGGGGAGACGGGCGCGCGGGGCGCCGGCGACCAGATGGAGCCGGGGCCCCAGGTGCTGGAGGCGCTCAGGCCCTCCGTGTCCACCCGGCCCCAGTCGAGCAGCAGGCTGCGCCGCGCGTGGTCCACCGCGCGGTGCGCCGGGGGCGGCTCCACGAGGAAGGCGGACCCTTCCTGCGACAGCGGCGGGACAACGGGCTCTCCCGCCTCCTGCTCGAACGCGGGGGGCGGAGGAGCGCCTTCGCCGGGACGGGAGCGCGGCGGGAAGAGGATGACCTGCGCCGGCTGCACCCCGGCCTGCGGGGGTGCCACATCCGCGACGGGCGTGACGTCCTCGACGGGCGCGGGCTCCGGTTCGGGCGCCACGTCCTCCAGGGGCGCGGCCTCCGCCACGGGCGCGGGCTCCGGCTCCGGGGGGGTGGCCTCCACGGGCGCGGCTTCGACGGGCGCGGGCGCGACCTCCACCGGGATGGGCGGGGCGGCGTTGAGCCACTGCTCGATGCCGGGCTTGCTGCTCTGCACGGGCTCCAGCGGCGCGTTGCCCAGCTCGCGGATCAGCCCCTCGAAGTACAGCTTGCTGATGATGCCCAGCGCGGCCAGGTCCTCGAAGTCCGAGTCCTCCACCACGCGCGACAGCGCGCGCTTGCCGTCGAACAGGCGCAGGAGGCCGTTCACTTCATCGGGGATCTCCGACAGCCGGTCCGCCAGCTGGTGGTAGTCGATCTCGAAGACCGTCTCCAGCGGCGGAAGCTGCTCGAGCATCCGGCCCCACTCGTCGAGCCGGCGCATGCCCTCCATGAGCAGGCCCTGCGTGGAGACCTCGATGCGCTCGGGCCTGTCCAACGTGGTGAACTGCACGTCGAACTGACCTTCGAACGTGTTGAGCAGCCGGTAGAAGGCGTTCTCGCCCTTGAGCCGGCCCAGTTCCGCGTCCACGACGCGGCCTTCCTTGAAGTAGACGGTGCCGGTGCGCTCACCCTGGATGGCGATGACGCCCGTCTTGCGGCCGATTTCGAAGGTCTGGACCAGGTCCACGACGCCCATGTCCGCGAGGCTGCCCGCGAAGCCGCCCTTGGTCGTCTCGCGCTTCTCGATGCGTTCCTTCTCGGCCTTCTGAAGGATCATCTTCACGCGGGCGACGATCTCTTTGATGTAGATCGGCTTCGTCAGGTAGTCGTCGCTGCCGAGCTCAAGGCCGCGCACCTTGAACTCGACCGACTTCTGGTTCGTCAGGAAGACGAAGGGGATGGACTTGAAGCGCTCGTCGGACTTGAGCGTCTTGCAGAGCTCGAAGCCGTCCATCTCCGGCATCTTCGTGTCCGCCAGCACGAGGTCCGGGGGGCTGATCTGGACCTTCTCCAGCGCATCCTTGCCGTGGATCGCCGTCGTGACGGAGAAGCCCGCCTTCTTCAGGCTGACCTCCATCACGCGCAGGCTCTTCGCGTCACCATCGACCAGGAGCAGGTGCTGCTTGGCCACGTTGCATGCCTTTCAAAACGGGAGGGGCGGCGGATCCAACGGACGCGCCCCGTGGGGGCAAGCATCGGGCCCGGTTTCCAGGTGTGTCAATGGGCGGGACTGTCCGGAAAACCGTCCGGTTCCCTCCCTGGAGGACAGGCAGGTCAGCGGAAGAGACCCTTCTTGGGAGGGTTCTTCTTGCGCATGTCGATGAGCCGCAGCTCCTGATTGGCCTCCAGGTGCTTGGGGTTGGCGCGCACGGCCTCACGGAAGTGGCGTTCGGCCCGGTCCATGTCGTTCTCCACGCGCGCGATGACGCCCAGTTGGTAGTGGGCGCGATCACAGTTCGGGTCCATGCGCACCGCATCCGCCATCCACTGTTTGGCGCGGGCCATGTCGGCCTTGCGGCTGGGGTCCATGTAGACGGCCCACGCGCGGGCGGCCAGGTACAGGGGCTTGGGGTCCAGGGCGTGCGCGCGCTCGTAGTGCTCGTTGGCGGCCACGAAGTCGCGCTTGCGGAAGTAGACCTCCGCCATCTTGAAGAGGTCCTCCGCGTTCGTATTGCCTCGGGCGGCGCCCCCGGGACGGGCGGCCTGGGGTGCGGGCTTGGGCGCGGCCTGGGCCACCTGCAGCGACTGCAGGTACGTGTTGCGGCGCGTGTCGTCGTGCAGGACTTCGTAGGCCTCGCGGATGGACTCGAAGACGGAGGTGATCTTCTGCGCCAGGTGGGGCAGCGACGGGGGCAGCCGGTCCGGGTGGAAGACCTTCGCGAGGCTGAGGAAGGCGGCCTTCACGGTGTCGCGGGAGGCGTCCTGGGGTACGCCGAGCACCAGGAAGTGGTCGCGCTTGGCCTGGATGTCCGCGTAGCGCTGCTCAATCTGCTGCGCGAGCCGGCCCTCGTCGGGCTTGGGGGGCTCCAGCGGCGCGGCGGGCGCCGCGGCGACGGCGGCGGGTTCGGCGGCGGTGGGCGCGGCGGGGGTCGGCAGCGGGCGTCCGCCGAGCGCACCCATGTTCTCCATGGCGCGGCGCAGGAGGCGCTGGCGCCGGAGCTTGGAGGCTTCGTC
The Corallococcus soli DNA segment above includes these coding regions:
- a CDS encoding DnaJ domain-containing protein, translating into MLVPVAAAEPELLALEPEDIVLTADPEPSTESNSWADSIPASPRDALELPATENTSALRDARKRAQAALLEDMAEALRRSASQPLDPWLTEEPSRFPTAPPPEADLPLLEVEPESWGDVVPAAAPLPALVDSAPAPSVLPPEAAPQPDLWSVQPPKFPAAATPPLRLGPVRASEDDLWRIVSFDESNDPAQNLTASFEAALQQVDAHLEALIRSDVGPAAGEANEFLVEAIVETTFEPEASFEPLPSPRFAAFPGDNGGGSGQTDESELSGDLDDWDFDEDDVAAEDPSNPDEASKLRRQRLLRRAMENMGALGGRPLPTPAAPTAAEPAAVAAAPAAPLEPPKPDEGRLAQQIEQRYADIQAKRDHFLVLGVPQDASRDTVKAAFLSLAKVFHPDRLPPSLPHLAQKITSVFESIREAYEVLHDDTRRNTYLQSLQVAQAAPKPAPQAARPGGAARGNTNAEDLFKMAEVYFRKRDFVAANEHYERAHALDPKPLYLAARAWAVYMDPSRKADMARAKQWMADAVRMDPNCDRAHYQLGVIARVENDMDRAERHFREAVRANPKHLEANQELRLIDMRKKNPPKKGLFR
- a CDS encoding response regulator; protein product: MAKQHLLLVDGDAKSLRVMEVSLKKAGFSVTTAIHGKDALEKVQISPPDLVLADTKMPEMDGFELCKTLKSDERFKSIPFVFLTNQKSVEFKVRGLELGSDDYLTKPIYIKEIVARVKMILQKAEKERIEKRETTKGGFAGSLADMGVVDLVQTFEIGRKTGVIAIQGERTGTVYFKEGRVVDAELGRLKGENAFYRLLNTFEGQFDVQFTTLDRPERIEVSTQGLLMEGMRRLDEWGRMLEQLPPLETVFEIDYHQLADRLSEIPDEVNGLLRLFDGKRALSRVVEDSDFEDLAALGIISKLYFEGLIRELGNAPLEPVQSSKPGIEQWLNAAPPIPVEVAPAPVEAAPVEATPPEPEPAPVAEAAPLEDVAPEPEPAPVEDVTPVADVAPPQAGVQPAQVILFPPRSRPGEGAPPPPAFEQEAGEPVVPPLSQEGSAFLVEPPPAHRAVDHARRSLLLDWGRVDTEGLSASSTWGPGSIWSPAPRAPVSPQGPAVTPAPSAALAPVAAPPLTRAPIFGGAATEPSPLAPVPPPTPAPPSSEVTLVSGHGVTHEEAATDLEPMDEASEAAPPQQLALPPYPGHGIVPPQVGPASLNVEFPATTPFEAPTPAVVVPVEPVASVEQELPVSEASFTDPPPPEPVPVPVPAVTAPIAASAPSTPKKQAHDEDDAALHAALKPKRTGLYVAGGLVLLAAVAAVVISRGSGTETPPVLAPQETPAPKPVEARKPPETPTPPAVVPPVKTVEAPVEAPVDAGTPPPQTVAVVAVPDAGAPVKPATPEPVPVPAPPDAAPKATYADLIKEGRTAMGSKRWKSAVAAYRKALVLNADSTEAKAGLGISLANNSNASEAGFREAARLLQDVVREEPKNAKAWFWLGSSLQLSGQEPRAAEAYKKYLYLEPTGSSAEEVRVLLKGMGT
- the tsaD gene encoding tRNA (adenosine(37)-N6)-threonylcarbamoyltransferase complex transferase subunit TsaD — translated: MLVLGLETSCDETAAAVVEDGRRVLSDVVSTQVDIHRRWGGVVPELASRNHIVQVMPVLHEALTRAGKTLDDIDLLAVTSGPGLIGALLVGLQVAKGLSLATGKPFVGANHLEGHLLAIRLLEDAPSPPFLGLVVSGGHTSLYEVRDYGNYRLIGRTRDDAAGEAYDKTARILGLPYPGGQPIDELAQQGNPEAIRFPRALPGDNFDVSFSGLKTAVLHHVQKHGVPEGQALHDLCASFQEAVADVLSKKLVAAAKRLGHTQLVLCGGVAANSRLRALCKQRAEERGLRMFLPPVRLCTDNGAMIAVAGYEAWRRGLRGDFRLAADPAWRME
- the rsmA gene encoding 16S rRNA (adenine(1518)-N(6)/adenine(1519)-N(6))-dimethyltransferase RsmA; protein product: MESPREILKRHGLRAKHSWGQNFLGDADALQSIADALELRPGEPVVELGPGLGHLTRFLAATGAQVTAVERDRDMVAVLEKEAIPGVRVVSGNAATVDFAQVAGAPEVALVGNLPYHLTSPILFQVLAQRAHLSRAVFTLQKEVVVRLAAEPGNRDYGLLTVLLGLHFDIEQVLTLEAWRFHPPPKVDSAVLRLTRLSKPRAPLVDEARFTRLVKAGFAQRRKTLINSLKSDKGLATPEAMLAALQTAGIDPGRRAETLSPAEFAAIERALGPVTAMAPPPPDAPEADTDSGADAD